The segment GTGGGGTAGTTACGGTCTTCAACACGGATGTCGCCGGGACCGTGGATGATGGTGGCGCGCATGGGGCTCCTCAAATGGTGGTTGTTGGGCTTGAACCGAGTCTATCCCCGGGGCACGGCTCGTCGCTTCCCCTGCGTCGAGCGAGCCGGCGCTGGCAGGGCCTCCACCTCCCGGACGAGGATGAGTCTGCTTCTCAGCCTGGCGTGCTAGTGTCCACGCGAGCTTCCTCTTGTGGCTGGCGCTGCCGGGAATCCACCTGCCCGTCCGCCATCCGCACAAACAACCGAATGGAAACCGCATGACCGTACCTATTTTGACCGCTCGCGAGCTCACTAAGTCCTACGGACGTGGTCCCGATCGCTTCGACGCCCTGAAGGGCGTCTCGCTGGACATTGAGCCCGGGGAATCCGTAGCGATCGTCGGGAAGAGCGGATCGGGCAAATCAACGCTGATGCACCTTCTTGCCCTCCTGGACACGCCGGGGAGTGGCACCATCACCGTGGACGGGACGGCGGCCCGGAGCTTGAACGGGCGCAAACTCAACGGGCTACGCAACGAGATGTTCGGATTCGTTTTCCAGCAGTTCTTCCTCAACCCGGCTGCGAGCGTGCTCGAGAACGTGGTGCTTCCCCTGAAAATCGCCGGTGTCGGGGCAAGGGAACGGCGCCGCCGCGGCATGGAAGTCCTGGAACAGCTCCAGATGGCAGACAAGGCCCGGAACAAGGCCGCCAATCTTTCCGGCGGACAGAAGCAACGTGTGGTGATCGCCCGCGCGTTGGTGAACAAGCCCCGGGTCTTGTTCGCCGATGAACCGACGGGAAACCTCGACACCGCCACGGGGCGGATCGTCGAAGACATCCTGTTCGACTTGAACCAAAACCATGGCATCACCCTGATCGTGGTAACCCACGACCACGAGCTGGCCGAGCGCTTCCAGCGCCGCCTGTACATCCGAGATGGCCTGCTGATCACTACCGACGAGGAGCACGCGGCATGAAACCGCTCGAAATACTGAAGACCGCCATCGCGAACAGCTTCCGCAGCAAACTGCGCACTACGCTAACTGTCCTGGCGATCTTCGTCGGCGCATTCACGCTGACCATCACCAATGGGCTCGGCACCGGCATCTCCAACTATATCGACTTGCAGCTTGCCGCCGTGGGACCGGGCAACGCCTTCACGGTGTCCAAAACCGACACCAGCGGCAATCCGGGAACCGGGCCCAAGAAATACGACCCCACCATCAAGCGCGTGGCTGCCAGCGGCAGGCCCGGGTCCTCGCAGCTCAC is part of the Arthrobacter methylotrophus genome and harbors:
- a CDS encoding ABC transporter ATP-binding protein, whose amino-acid sequence is MTVPILTARELTKSYGRGPDRFDALKGVSLDIEPGESVAIVGKSGSGKSTLMHLLALLDTPGSGTITVDGTAARSLNGRKLNGLRNEMFGFVFQQFFLNPAASVLENVVLPLKIAGVGARERRRRGMEVLEQLQMADKARNKAANLSGGQKQRVVIARALVNKPRVLFADEPTGNLDTATGRIVEDILFDLNQNHGITLIVVTHDHELAERFQRRLYIRDGLLITTDEEHAA